In Perognathus longimembris pacificus isolate PPM17 chromosome 3, ASM2315922v1, whole genome shotgun sequence, a single window of DNA contains:
- the LOC125347653 gene encoding vomeronasal type-2 receptor 116-like, whose product MHSCRRPTRQPLYEWAHFSGPKNGPAQAALQKVHSPAPLQGGPTRQPLYEWAHFGGPKNGPAQAALQKTAVILCKRKEAYRGKETGQDENQIFKDYQFILTLAFAVEEINKNPFLLHNLTLGFDVYDVQFGGWIMFTKPFLWLFGKYRIPNYFCRTESKTMAVLTGPSAVTSYNIGTLLELYKFPQFTIGTFDYALNDHNKFPALYQMASKDTSIGIAMVSLLLHFSWSWVGLLTSKDENVLWILAEVKEEMIKNRICVAYELVFSSQDLGHLQNIMRIYNEMNKSSASVLVIYGDNDLLKVLRTITEQIFIQGKVFIMNSEWDFTLKRRYFMLGSLHVPFIFRHHHVDVSGFTDFVKAVNPSKYPEDFFLARLWFLSFNCSDPESDCVTWDNCPHDSSLDWLHGHIFDMAMSGDSYNIYNAVYAVAHALHELLLHQTEIQTIGNRKGTGIFPAQLHPFLKNIQFHSSTGDQVILDEKKKLHPEYDILNIWNFPEGLELTVKIGKFSPYSLHGNQLSLSKDMVEWSIGVTETPHSVCTESCVPGFRKSPQEGKAACCFDCTLCSENEIANGTDMDQCVKCPDHQYANLERNQCLLRAASFLAFGDPLGMALACMALCFSMLTTVVLGIFVKHQDTAIVKANNRALSYNLLISLIFCFLCSLLFLGRPNTVTCILQQITFGVVFTVAVSTVLAKTVTVVLAFKATSPGRMMRWLLVSGAPKFIIPICTLIQVTLCGLWLGTSPPFIDTDTHSEHGHIIILCNKGSLTAFYCVLAYLGSLALASFTVAFLARNLPDTFNEAKFLTFSMLVFCSVWVTFLPVYHSAKGKVMVAVEVFSILASGVGLLGCIFAPKCYIIFFMTNKNSLHGFVVKQHSRRNMHS is encoded by the exons ATGCACTCTTGCAGacggcccactcggcagcccctttACGAATGGGCCCACTTCAGCGGCCCTAAAAACGGGCCTGCTCAGGCAGCCCTACAGAAGGTGCACTCCCCGGCACCTTTACAGGgggggcccactcggcagcccctttACGAATGGGCCCACTTCGGAGGCCCTAAAAACGGACCTGCTCAGGCAGCCCTACAGAAG ACTGCAGTGATTCTTTGTAAGAGAAAGGAAGCTTATAGAGGCAAAGAGACTGGTCAAGATGAAAATCA GATCTTCAAGGATTACCAGTTCATTTTGAccttggcttttgctgttgaggagatcaacaaaaacccttttcttttacacaacttgactctgggatttgatgtcTATGATGTTCAATTCGGAGGTTGGATAATGTTTACGAAGCCCTTCCTTTGGCTCTTTGGGAAGTACAGGATTCCAAACTACTTCTGTAGGACAGAGAGCAAGACTATGGCagtacttacaggaccatcagcaGTGACATCTTACAATATTGGGACATTGCTGGAACTGTACAAATTTCCACAG TTTACCATTGGGACTTTTGATTATGCCCTGAATGACCATAACAAgtttcctgctctctatcagatggcctcaaAGGACACATCAATAGGCATTGCCATGGTCTCACTACTGCTTCATTTCAGTTGGAGCTGGGTGGGATTGTTGACCTCAAAAGATGAGAATGTTTTGTGGATTCTTGCTGAAGTTAAAGAGGAGATGATCAAGAACAGAATTTGTGTAGCCTACGAGCTAGTGTTCTCAAGCCAAGATTTGGGACATTTACAAAATATCATGAGAATTTATAATGAGATGAATAAATCTTCAGCAAGTGTCCTCGTCATATATGGTGATAATGATTTACTAAAAGTTTTAAGGACGATTACTGAGCAAATTTTCATTCAAGGAAAAGTTTTTATCATGAATTCAGAGTGGGATTTCACCCTGAAAAggagatatttcatgctaggCTCATTGCACGTACCGTTTATTTTTAGACACCATCATgtagatgtttctggattcacagattttgtcaaggcagttaatccatccaaatacccagaagactttttcctagCGCGgctgtggtttctttctttcaattgctcagatcctgagtctgactgtgtaacatgggacaACTGTCCTCATGATTCCTCCTTGGATTGGCTGcatgggcacatttttgacatggccatgtctggagacagttacaatatctacaatgctgtgtatgctgtggcccatgctCTCCATGAGCTGCTCCTTCATCAAACAGAAATTCAAACAattggaaatagaaagggaacagGGATTTTTCCTGCACAG ctgcacccttttctgaagaacattcaGTTTCACAGTTCTACTGGAGACCAAGTGATTTtggatgagaaaaagaaattgcaTCCAGAGTATGACATTCTgaatatttggaattttccagaaggtcttgaacttactgtgaaaataggaaagttttctccatattCTCTACATGGCAATCAACTGTCTTTATCTAAAGATATGGTGGAGTGGTCCATTGGAGTTACAGAG ACTCCTCACTCTGTCTGCACTGAGAGTTGTGTTCCTGGATTCAGGAAGTCTCCTCAGGAGGGAAaagctgcctgttgctttgattgtaccctttgctcagagaatgagattgCTAATGGAACAG ATATGGACCAGTGTGTcaagtgtccagatcatcagtatgccaactTAGAGAGAAATCAGTGCCTTCTgagagctgcaagcttcctggcaTTTGGAGATCCCTTAGGCATGGCtctggcctgcatggctctttgctTCTCTATGCTAACTACTGTTGTGCTTGGGATATTTGTGAAACACCAAGACACTGCCATTGTCAAGGCCAATAACAGGGCTCTCAGCTACAActtgctcatctccctcatcttctgtttcctttgttcCTTGCTTTTTCTTGGACGTCctaacacagtcacctgcatccTGCAGCAGATCACGTTTGGGGTTGTCTTCACTGTGGCTGTTTCCACAGTGTTGGCCAAAACGGTGACTGTCGTTCTTGCTTTCAAggccacttctccagggagaatgatgaggtggctgctggtatcgGGGGCTCCAAAATTCATCATCCCCATCTGCACCCTCATCCAAGTGACTCtatgtggactctggctgggaacctctcctcccttcattgacacagatacacactctgaacatggccacatcatcatcctgtgcaataagggctccctcactgccttctactgtgtcctagcatacctgggctccctggccctggccagctttacTGTAGCCtttctggccaggaacctgcctgacaccttcaatgaggCCAAGTTCCTCACATTTAGCATGctagtgttctgcagtgtgtgggtcaccttcctgcctgtctaccacagtgccaagggaaaggtgatggtggctgtggaggtcttctccatcttggcctctggTGTAGGGCTCCTGGGTTGCATTTTTGCCCCAAAGTGCTACATCATTTTCTTCATGACAAATAAAAATTCTCTGCATGGTTTTGTGGTTAAACAACATAGTAGGAGAAATATGCATTCTTAA